From the Candidatus Liberimonas magnetica genome, the window CATACTGACCATACAAGGGAATACGTGCCCCTTCTTTTATACGGCAAACAGATAAGAAATGGAATAAACTTAGGTATTCGAAATAGTTTTTCAGACCTTGCGCAGACTATTGCGGATATCTTTAATATCGGCAAGCTTGAAAACGGCAAAAGCATGAAAGCTGAGCTTGTTGGGAAACTCAACAATCTCTGATTACAGTGATTACAAAATAGATTACACAGATTAAATTTAATAGGAAAGACAGCATGATCAGCAAACTTAAAAAAAGCGAAAGGTTCATTAGAAGTAAAGTAAAAGAGATACCCCAGGTAGCCGTGATACTCGGTTCAGGCATGGGGAATGTTTTTAAAAACATAAATATAATAAAAGAATTTAATTACAGCGATATCCCTTATTTCCCAGTCACTTCGGTCAAAGGCCATAGCGGGAAACTCGTTTTCGGGGTTGCCGGCGGAAAGCCCGTGATGATAATGCAGGGGCGGGTACATTATTACGAAGGGCTTTCCATGCAGGAGATAACTTATCCGGTCCGCTTAATGAGCTTTTTGGGGACAAAATATCTGATACTTACAGCTTCCGTAGGCGCAATAAACAGCGGCTATGATACCGGGGACCTGGTCGTTTTAAAAGACCATATAAATTTGATGGGGGACAACCCGCTTAGAGGGGCGCATTTTGAAAACATGGGCGAGCGTTTTGTAGATATGTCGGATGCCTATAACCTGAATCTGCAAAAAATTGCACTTGATGCAGGAAAGAAAAACGGCATAAAGCTTCGTCGGGGAGTGTACATAGCTTTGTCTGGCCCTAGTTATGAGACGCCTTCGGAAATAAAAGCTTTTAAAAAGCTCGGTGCAGATGTGGCAGGGATGTCTGTGGTGCCTGAAACTATCGTTGCAAGGCAGATGGGCATAAAGGTGCTGGGTATTTGTAATGTCACAAATAAATTATCTTTCAGCAGAAACAGGAAAATATCACATAAAGACGTAATAAAAGCTGCGGGTTTGATAGAAAATAAATTGTTTAACCTTTTAAAAACTATAATAGAGAAAATAAATACATGAAAAACTGGATCTACAAATCACCATCGCCTGAGCTGGTCAATGAGATAGCGTCCGGCCTTAAGGTATCCCGGGCCTGTGCGGCTGTCCTTGTAAACAGGGGCTTTTCTTCGGTAAAAGAGGCGAACGAATTTTTGAACCCCGGCCTTGCAGGCCTTAAAAATCCGTTTTTACTGCCTGATATCGAGAAAGCCGTTGAAAGGATAAAAAGGGCGCTAGACAATAAAGAAAAAATACTTATTTACGGTGACCGCGACGTAGACGGTGTCACGTCGGTATGCATAATGCTAAGGACCTTAAGGTCGCTCGGCGCAGAGCCCCTCTGGTACGTGCCCTCGAAAGAAGGTTATGGCTTGAATACGGAAGTGCTAAATTCCTTTAATCTTCAGGGTGTTACTTTGATAATAACCGTAGATTGCGGGATAACTTCAAGAATAGAAACAGCGCATGCAAGCAAGTTGAATATGGACGTTATCGTAACCGACCATCATGAACCGTCCCCTGAATCGTTTCCCGAAGCTTATGCCGTAATAGACCCTAAGCTGAAGGGTTCAAAGTATCCTTTTACAGACCTTGCCGGATGCGCCGTAGCATTCAAGGTTTGCGAAGCGTTAATGCAGTCCTTCGGAAGATATTATAACCAACAGCTGGTCTTCTTAAATATCTCTACAAAAGAAAACAGCGCTGACCCTGAGGATGTCTTGAAGCTTGGCCTCATCAAATTCAGGAACACTTTAATAGAAGAAAAGCTTGAGTACGACCTTCTAAAAGAAAGCGTTACGGCAGGGATGCTTGATAAAATAATTGAGTTTATCGGCTCTAAAAAAGTTATCTTAAAAAATGCAGGCCTTGATATTAAAGTACTGGACCACTTCTCCAAGAAATTCGGCAAGAAGCTCAAGATAGATTCTTTCATCGACCTTGCCGGTTTCAAAGACGAGCCGGCAGGCATTTCTCAAGAGGAGACGGATGCAGAGCTTGCTTTTGAGAAGTACCTGGACCTTGAAAACAAAAAAGACCTTAGGATGGGCTTTTTTATAAAGGACAACCTTGATATGGTGTCTCTGGGCACTATAGCGGATATCATGCCTTTAACCGGAGAAAACAGGGCGTTTGTGAAAGAAGGGTTAAAACACTTAAAAGAAACCAGGAATTCCGGGATTTCCGTTCTTTTGGAAA encodes:
- a CDS encoding purine-nucleoside phosphorylase, producing MISKLKKSERFIRSKVKEIPQVAVILGSGMGNVFKNINIIKEFNYSDIPYFPVTSVKGHSGKLVFGVAGGKPVMIMQGRVHYYEGLSMQEITYPVRLMSFLGTKYLILTASVGAINSGYDTGDLVVLKDHINLMGDNPLRGAHFENMGERFVDMSDAYNLNLQKIALDAGKKNGIKLRRGVYIALSGPSYETPSEIKAFKKLGADVAGMSVVPETIVARQMGIKVLGICNVTNKLSFSRNRKISHKDVIKAAGLIENKLFNLLKTIIEKINT
- the recJ gene encoding single-stranded-DNA-specific exonuclease RecJ, which encodes MKNWIYKSPSPELVNEIASGLKVSRACAAVLVNRGFSSVKEANEFLNPGLAGLKNPFLLPDIEKAVERIKRALDNKEKILIYGDRDVDGVTSVCIMLRTLRSLGAEPLWYVPSKEGYGLNTEVLNSFNLQGVTLIITVDCGITSRIETAHASKLNMDVIVTDHHEPSPESFPEAYAVIDPKLKGSKYPFTDLAGCAVAFKVCEALMQSFGRYYNQQLVFLNISTKENSADPEDVLKLGLIKFRNTLIEEKLEYDLLKESVTAGMLDKIIEFIGSKKVILKNAGLDIKVLDHFSKKFGKKLKIDSFIDLAGFKDEPAGISQEETDAELAFEKYLDLENKKDLRMGFFIKDNLDMVSLGTIADIMPLTGENRAFVKEGLKHLKETRNSGISVLLERCSRNRDELTAKAISWNITPILNAAGRLGKADLTAKLLLSKDIYEAHAFLDQIFKLNEQRKKVQAKNIEAFSSLVEEQCDIEKDKIFVVTASGLEHGVTGIVASHIVRQYYRPVILFIIEGREAVGAVRSIEGVDVIKILNRLSDILIKYGGHTKAAGLTIDVDKLGEFRQRIKKIAQEEIDDSLLVPKIEIDAELDASEVGLKLVKEISELEPFGNENPQPVFSLKKMQLVETNIMGVSGDHVKLSVKKNGSSTLKVLGWGLGKQEFKVQSLYDIAVLLELEVYNGTKSPRLVIVDIKESV